One window of the Pieris rapae chromosome 11, ilPieRapa1.1, whole genome shotgun sequence genome contains the following:
- the LOC123689556 gene encoding uncharacterized protein LOC123689556 has translation MKSHTVVYFLITTIVVYGKYRKPIIKYPQDTVFWATDFFVKGCRNFLDNCPSAYKAQEICARSYGGDYRDFSNYCQMQYENCNTWRKWRVFKRERC, from the exons ATGAAAAGtcacacag TGGTTTATTTTCTCATTACGACCATCGTCGTTTACGGAAAATATCGGAAAccgataataaaatatccgCAGGACACAGTTTTCTGGGCAACAGACTTTTTTGTCAAGGGATGTAGGAACTTTTTAGATAATTGCCCTTCTGCCTATAA AGCTCAAGAAATATGTGCGAGAAGTTATGGAGGGGACTATAGAGACTTTTCCAATTATTGTCAAATGCAGTATGAGAATTGTAACACGTGGCGCA AATGGCGGGTATTTAAAAGGGAGCGgtgttga
- the LOC111002021 gene encoding uncharacterized protein LOC111002021 has protein sequence MAVWHLLSILFITQALCAEDQYLRRVKDSCLTQGEALSCVKYKALKIAKKTLFGDMNSNETIVANEVISFVPLTDVNNLNMTEEVDFLDGRRSIISEWTEIAKYFMSLIREFFKMKGLRVNLPPGSRTIEEPEISDDGRGKKKKLAIMIPFLNLMATLKTKMLLIPILLGVMLIKKLLLVAALLLPSLLSTLKACKQHHPMTHYSYFGSDSADYNSDYSNSYAYSAGGGYGKDWPSNRAYTISKHRPTPAPVYYTAPGNAQ, from the exons ATGGCAGTCTGGCACCTtctatcaatattatttatcacccAGGCGTTATGTGCTGAAGATCAATATTTGCGGCGCGTCAAAGACAGCTGCCTCACACAAGGCGAGGCTTTATCTTGTGTCAAATATAAAGCTTTGAAAATTGCAAAGAAAACATTATTCGGGGATATGAACAGTAATGAGACAATAGTGGCCAATGAGGTAATAAGTTTCGTGCCTTTGACTGATGTTAATAACTTGAATATGACAGAAGAAGTGGACTTTCTTGATGGAAGAAGAAGTATTATTTCGGAGTGGACAGAAATTGCCAAGTACTTTATGAGTTTGATAAGAGAGTTCTTTAAGATGAAGGGATTAAGGGTCAACTTGCCACCTGGATCGCGGACTATTGAGGAGCCGGAAATAAGCGATGATG GACGCGGTAAAAAAAAGAAGCTGGCGATAATGATACCATTCCTCAATCTGATGGCAACgttgaaaacaaaaatgttgttGATCCCAATTCTTCTCGGAGTTATGCTGATTAAGAAATTGCTGTTGGTTGCTGCGTTGTTATTGCCAAGTTTACTCAGCACGTTGAAGGCTTGCAAG CAACATCATCCAATGACCCATTACTCCTATTTCGGCAGTGACTCGGCAGATTACAACTCGGACTACTCTAACAGCTATGCCTATTCCGCTGGTGGAGGGTACGGCAAGGACTGGCCTTCAAATAGAGCCTATACAATCTCAAAACATAGGCCCACCCCAGCTCCAGTATATTACACTGCTCCAGGGAACgcacaatag